A single window of Nicotiana tomentosiformis chromosome 1, ASM39032v3, whole genome shotgun sequence DNA harbors:
- the LOC138909353 gene encoding uncharacterized protein — translation MAGNGDDNVDLAVREAVQRREQAARDADKAAIRDALIIYEEQRGRRIAQNQPLAVDQFGNIARGPRRSLGDYARPVYNQDFWDGLTPASRRTLSNSGEVPLMKKTPEEIVTILDGLSEDANQWPSESAERRRSTGVHQVDANTSVQVYLDSMAKAMQKLTLATVQSEPHTVCDICGRGHPTHGCQALIEEVNAVENYNFNAMGQKHPALKILFLEAHDLYYQFLGNPRQQFEPQQRNQPGLEDLMKAFIVKTDERFEVQGATIQNLEKQVGQIATILSERVPGTLHADTEKNPKETVNAVTLRSGQVLKDPTPIQKDVKLEKESGEQLKSNDDKKKKVLMKVEKKKKEEKSRKEEHEERKHMPALPFPQRLCREKMDKQSERFLDVLKQVHVNLPFTEVISQMPSYARFLKEILTKKRKIEETSVIKLTEHCSAILQNKLPQKKLEKEIGEIRSIPISLQLADQTTLIPEGIVEDVFVRVDKFVFRVDFIVVNMQENKEVLLILGRPFLATGREILYIYIYKKKLMLRVGEETLTFKMDVEKGVQKEKIVTSAEWKVKGSKEKAAVSDKDKCGVYPKKAEKKLSIWMCALVRARGMKSDFDSDPD, via the exons atggctggaaacggtgatgataatgtagatctGGCTGTGAGAGAAGCAGTCCAACGACGCGAACaagctgcacgggatgctgataaagcagctattagagatgcactgATTATCTATGAAGAACAGAGGGGtcggagaattgctcaaaatcaacccttggctgtagaccagttcggaaatatagctcgCGGGCCTCGAAGatcacttggcgattatgctagaccggtctacaatcaa gacttttgggatggattgacaccagcctcgcgtagaacattgagcaattcAGGTGAAGTccctttgatgaagaagactccagaagagatagttacaattcttgatgggttatctgaagatgcaaatcagtggccctctgagagtgctgaaagaagaagatcaactggtgttcaccaagttgatgctaatacatcCGTGCAGGTATATCTTGATTCTATGGCTAAAGCAATGCAGAAGCTGACCTTAGCCACGGTACAAAGTGAGCCTCATACagtttgtgatatatgtggaagaggacaccctactcatgggTGTCAAGCCTtaattgaggaagtgaatgctgTGGAGAACTAtaactttaatgcaatgggtcagaagcaccctg CTTTgaaaattctattcttagaagctcatgatttgtactaccagttcttggggaat CCGAGGCAGCAGTTTGAGCCTCAACAGCGTAATCAACCTGGtttagaagatctcatgaaggccttcattgtGAAAACTGACGAAAGATTTGAAGTACAAGGGGCAACAATTCAAAATTTAGAGAAGCAAGTGGGacagattgcaacaatattatctgagagggttcCAGGAACTCTCCATGCTGATACTGAAaaaaatcccaaagaaacagtgaatgctgtaaccttgagaagtgggcaagtgttgaaagaccccaccccgatccaaaaagatgtgaaacttgaaaaagaaagtggggagcagctgaaaagtAATGATGACAAGAAGAAGAAAGTCCTGATGAAagttgagaaaaagaagaaggaagaaaaatcgaGAAAGGAGGAACATGAGGAGAGGAAGCATATGCCTGCGCTACCTTTCCCTCAAAGGCTATGTAGAGAAAAGATGGACAAGCAgtctgagagatttctggatgtgctgaaacaaGTTCATGTAAActtgccattcacagaagtgATCTCACAAATGCCTTCTTATGCTAGGTTCTTGaaagagatccttacaaagaagaggaaaatagaggagacTTCAGTgatcaagctcacagagcattgcagtgcgatattgcaaaataaactcccacaaaa gaaactggagaaggagattggagagataaggtctatACCAATATcattgcagctggcagaccaaacgactttaattcccgaggggatagtggaagatgtgttcgttcgggtggataagttcgtatttcgggtggattttatagtggtgaatatgcaGGAAAACAAGGAGGTTCTCCTCAtactaggaagaccattcttagcaacgggaagagagatattatatatatatatatataagaaaaaactcatgcttagagtgggtgaggagactctgactttcaagatggatgtagaaaagggggtgcaaaaagaaaaaatagttaCAAGTgctgagtggaaagtgaagggctcgaaagagaaggCTGCAGTGAGCGataaagataagtgtggggtgtaccccaaaaaggctgagaagaagttgtctatatggatgtgtgcattagttcgggcgcGAGGAATGAAGTCCGACTTtgattcagaccccgactag
- the LOC138909358 gene encoding uncharacterized protein, with translation MVIDYPRLRTLIPQHGTQAMILALDATLPAQPARGGVREGRCHPRRGSDAHCYAFPSKTEVVTSNAIITGIVHVCHIDASILFDPGSTYSYMSSCIVSYLDMTHDSLAALVYMSTPVGDSVVVHCVYRSCVVSIRSYETRVDLLLLNMMDFYGILGMDWLSSYHGILDCHAMTMTLAMSSLPWLKRKGSLGHIPSRVVSFLKAQWMVEKRCLAYLPFVRDVNVDAPMVDSVPVVRDIPSVFATDLLGIPSDRDIDFGIDLEPCTQHIFIPLYRMAPVELRESKEQL, from the coding sequence atgGTGATAGATTATCCTAGGCTTCGAACGCTTATACCTCAGCATGGTACTCAGGCTATGATTCTTGCTCTAGATGCTACactacctgcacagccagctagaggtggggtACGGGAGGGTAGATGTCATCCTAGAAGGGGAAGCGATGCCCATTGTTATGCTTTTCCTAGCAAGACTGAGGTAGTCACATCAAACGcaatcattacaggtattgttcatGTCTGTCATATAGATGcttcaattttatttgatccgggttctacttattcgtatatgTCATCCTGCATTGTTTCATATTTGGATATGACTCATGATTCCCTAGCTGCTCTTGTTTAtatgtctacacctgttggggattcTGTTGTGGTGCATTGTGTCTATCGTTCTTGTGTGGTTTCTATTAggagctatgagactagggtGGATCTTTTGTTACTGAATATGATGGATTTTTATggtattttgggtatggattggttatcttcatACCATggtattcttgattgtcacgctatgACTATGACATTGGCTATGTCGAGTTTGCCGTGGTTGAAAAGGAAAGGTTCCTTGGGTCACATTCCTAGTAGGGTGgtttcttttctgaaggctcaatGGATGGTTGAAAAAAGGTGCTTGGCGTACTTACCTTTTGTTAGGGATGTGAATGTTGATGCACCCATGGTTGATTCAGTCCCCGTGGTGAGGGATATTCCTAGTGTGTTCGCTACAGACCTACTGGGCATACCATCTgatagagatatcgattttggtattgacttggaaCCGTGCACTCAGCATATATTtattccactgtatcgcatggctccagtAGAGTTGAGGGAATCGAAGGAACAGTTGTAG